One Panicum virgatum strain AP13 chromosome 3N, P.virgatum_v5, whole genome shotgun sequence DNA segment encodes these proteins:
- the LOC120666121 gene encoding uncharacterized protein LOC120666121 isoform X2, with product MSECQKIMAMAEQESSKPPEGQELLAPREQVSKLTVHKEALEERVAAQSEKHKKCSKEQRDEIEKLQKMKADYDVQLVEMLQHVKDLSESNTSLQHELDELKVVTQAIVDMVDISEEDAEAHSSWWNNFKKFPKES from the exons ATGTCTGAGTGCCAGAAGATCATGGCG ATGGCCGAGCAAGAGAGCAGCAAGCCCCCAGAGGGCCAGGAGCTTCTCGCTCCGAGAGAGCAGGTGTCCAAGCTTACAGTGCACAAGGAGGCTCTCGAGGAGCGAGTGGCTGCtcagagtgagaagcataagaaATGCTCAAAAGAGCAAAGAG atgaaatcgagaagcttcaAAAGATGAAGGCCGACTATGACGTGCAGCTGGTCGAGATGTTGCAACATGTCAAGGACTTGTCAGAGTCCAATACCTCGTTGCAGCATGAACTTGATGAGCTAAAGGTCGTAACTCAAGCTATTGTGGACATGGTGGACATCTCCGAGGAGGATGCCGAGGCCCATTCTTCTTGGTGGAACAACTTCAAAAAGTTCCCCAAGGAATCATGA
- the LOC120666121 gene encoding uncharacterized protein LOC120666121 isoform X1 translates to MSECQKIMAEMAEQESSKPPEGQELLAPREQVSKLTVHKEALEERVAAQSEKHKKCSKEQRDEIEKLQKMKADYDVQLVEMLQHVKDLSESNTSLQHELDELKVVTQAIVDMVDISEEDAEAHSSWWNNFKKFPKES, encoded by the exons ATGTCTGAGTGCCAGAAGATCATGGCG GAGATGGCCGAGCAAGAGAGCAGCAAGCCCCCAGAGGGCCAGGAGCTTCTCGCTCCGAGAGAGCAGGTGTCCAAGCTTACAGTGCACAAGGAGGCTCTCGAGGAGCGAGTGGCTGCtcagagtgagaagcataagaaATGCTCAAAAGAGCAAAGAG atgaaatcgagaagcttcaAAAGATGAAGGCCGACTATGACGTGCAGCTGGTCGAGATGTTGCAACATGTCAAGGACTTGTCAGAGTCCAATACCTCGTTGCAGCATGAACTTGATGAGCTAAAGGTCGTAACTCAAGCTATTGTGGACATGGTGGACATCTCCGAGGAGGATGCCGAGGCCCATTCTTCTTGGTGGAACAACTTCAAAAAGTTCCCCAAGGAATCATGA